GTGATAAGACAAAGGAATAAGCATATACCAAAGAGTGCGCTTAGTGTTTGGTATGTTTGGCTTACATCAAATTGAGATACATCACTGCTATAAATAGCATAGGGAGTAAATACACAAATCATAAAATAAATATTAATAATAGCAAGGATTGAAATATTGCGATAATTTAAATATTCTTTAGGAGTAAGGGAGGTGTGGGGAGTAAAGATTTTAGAAAAAAGATTTGTAACAAAAGAGGAGGATTGCGTAGTATTTGATTTGGGGTTATTATTAGATTCTGTAATTTTTATAGAATCTAGATTGTGTGTATTTGCAGAATCTGTCTCCTCCTTAGATTCTCTTACCCTCTTACAAAGTGTCTTGCACAAAGCAAATAGAGTATTACTTGTCCAATACAATACCAAACTACTAGGCATATCATAAAGTAAGATAAAAAAGATAAAGGCTATACATATGCCTTGTATTTTGCCTGCTGAAATCTTGCCTTTTAATACCATATTTGTATTATCTGTGCGCGTATAATACACATTAAGCAAGGTAAAAATAAGCATAAGTATAGGCAATATATGAATAAAACTAAAGCTATCTCCTAAGAAATGTATAGAATCTGCTTTGCTTAAATCATCTATCCATAAAAAGCTAGCACCCTTTAGAGATTCTAAATGATTAAATAATATCCACACACTTATAAAGAATGGGATTTGTAAAAGTAATCCTCCTAGAGAGAATAGGGCATAGATGGGGTGGAAGTGGTGTTGTTTATAAAGTGTGCGGATATAGCTTTGGAGTTCTGCTCCTTTAAAGACTTTTTTAAATTCTTTGATTTTAAGATTAAGCCTAGATTGCAAGATATTAAATTTTAAAGCCTGTTTATCGCTTAGATTAGTGAGCTTTAGTAAAAATATATTAATGCCAAAGCTTAGAAAGATAATAGAGAGGGGGAGGCTGCCACAGAGCGCAAAAATTCCCTCAAACACAAAGCCCAAAGCACTTTGCAAGGGATAAATAAAAATGTAATAGAGTATCTCAAGCATACGCCACCCCCTGCTCTATCATCTTATCTAGCTCTCTTAGGCGCGAGATAGGCTGTATATAGGCTTTAAGCCTAGATTCTATCACTTCGCGCTCAATTTTCAAAAGCTCAAGCGCAGACACCATTCCTGCATGATGAGGGTGCTGCCATAAAAGTGCTTTTATCTCATCAATGCTTTGTGCGTGTGAATACAGCGCACTATCTACTAACTCCTTTATGCGCGGGAAATCTACAGCCTTAATCCGCCCGCCAATCCTATCTAGCGCCTTAAAAGTCCATATAGAATCTCGATTTATATCCGCCATATCATAGCCGCTTAAATCCATATCGTTATCGATAGTTATCACAGGCTTGCCTTCCAAGCACACAAAATCAAATATCACACTAGAAAAATCCGAAATCATCATATCTGCGCGCGCAAAAGCTAAAATATTAGGCGTCCCCTCGTCCCATTGCACATTGTCGTAGCTTTTTAGAGTATTTTGAAGCGTGTGGATATTCTCCCGCTCACGTGGGCTAATGAAGCTCTGTGGGTGAGGGCGAATGATGATATTATATTGCGTTTGCGCAAGTGGAAGTAATAGCTCTAAGCCATATTTGCTAAGCAAGGTCTCCTTTCCCCATGATGGCGCGACTAGAATGGTGGGCGCTTGAGATTTTGCGCTAGAATTTATATCTTGCTTTATGTGCGAGGCAGCATTACTTAGCTCATCAAGATAAGTTGAACCCGTGATGGCAATGTATTTGGCGCGCACATTATGTGCAGATTCTATATCGCGCACAAAATCGCGCTGCACAGCATTTGCTACCAATACAGAATCAAAATAATCCACGCCAAACACGCGATAAGTCATAGGAGAGAGCGAATGCACAATATGGCAATAGTGCGCCACACCGCGATTACGCTTAATGTGTAACACATCTAGTCCGGGCGTTGTTAGCACAAACACATCGGCGCGCAAACGATTTAAGAAGCTATATGCTTTGTTCCCCTGCCCTATGTAAAGAAAAGTGCCGCGAGTGCTAGATTCTGTGCGCTTTAGTGCTGGGTCAGTAGTGCTTGAAGTGTAATAAGTATAAGGGTGCTTAAGAGAATCTAGCGCATCAAGAACGGGCTTAAAAGTGCCATAATACTGGTCTCCCTCGCAATAAAAGACAATCCCACTAGCGTTGCTCTGGTAGGTTTGGCTGGGCTTACCCCCCCCCCCCCGATAATTATGGGGTTTGCGCCAAAGCTAAAAGAAGTGATTTTATAAAAAAGATTTTTAACAAAAAACACCGCAGAGGCAAAGAGTGCCACTGCAGAGGAGAGTAACAGCGAGCCACTGCCCGGGTCAAGATAAGCAAACGCCGCGTTTGGCGCCATACAAAGCAGGAAAACTAAAAAACACCATCTTTTCACGCTAAAAACCTTTCAAAGTGTGATACAAACTTGGCTACTTTTGCCACTAAGGCTAAGGTTAAAAAGCCAAGAACGCTAATAAAATCGCGTATTGTAGGCAAAAAGTGCTTAAGGTGATATAAATTAATGTGCATGGAGCAACTCGCTTGGGATTTGATTATCCTGCAGAGGAATGCTTCTCCAATGCTCTTTGTTGTGCATATCGCCCTCCACGCTGTATGCGGCATTAAAAATCCATTGGTTTGTCTTGTGCAAGTCAATTATCCACGAAATAGGCAAAGTATGGATAACTTTGCGATTTTTAGGATAATTTTTAAGCACATTTGGCGCGACATTTGGGCAACCTTTGGGTAGATTCTCACAAAAAATACTCACTATGTCATAGTTTGCCATGAGGCGAGAATCTACCTCCAACGCACCTTGTGCATTGAAATCCTTAAACAAAAACAAAGCATCAGGGCGCGAATAAATAGGTATATCAATACTATCAAATCCGCTATGGTCGCTCACTACAAAAATTTGTGTGTTATCATAAATATCATTATCCTTAAGCCATTGCACATAATCATTTAAATACAACAACGCACACGCCTCCGTATCATAGTGCTGATAATAATATGCGCGTATTGCCTCATTTGTCTCTATCATTTGCGCGTTATGCTCATAATCATTCCACGCGCTTTTATCACTAAAAAATTGACATTTTTTGTTGTGAAAATACATTCTATAAGGCACATGTGTCATTAACGAATGCAGATATTTAAATGTGGGCTTAGTTGCATTTGTATTGCCAATATGCGTATAGGCGTAAAATGATGAAGAAGCCGTGATACTTGCGAGTGTATCGCTATTTTTATGCTCTGTATCCCTTAAAAGCCACATGCCATTGCGATAGATTCTAGGGCGGAAATAAAGCTCTGGTGCGAAGCGAAATAGTCCGACACTAAAAAGCTGCACGATTTGATAATCTTTATAAGTGTTTTTGTAAATACGCTCAACCTGCTCTTGTAAATTTTGCTCATAAAGATAATAACTTTGGAATCTGCCTAAATTTTCAATGGCAAAAATACCGCTTTGCTGATATTGCTTAAGGGCTTTGATACCCTGCGCACTCACAGCAAGCGAATAAGCCACATCATAGCCATTTTGCACAAAATGCGCTCCCATATCATCAAAGGCTTTTGTGATACTCTCTTTAAGATTATCACCCCTTGCATTCATATTATACGCGGCATAATACTCACCGCCAATAAGTGTAGCAATACTATGGATAGTAGAATCTGTAGTAGATAGCGTATTATCAAAAAGCACAAAGCCTGAGAGATTGTCTTTTAAATATGGAAACTGCGCAAAAATATAGGGCGTATGTGAGCCGCTAAACATATCAAGCACAAAAATGACAATATTTTTATGCGTTTTTGAATACGAAAATAACTCATTTTCATAAGGCGCAATACTTTGAGAGCTAGATTCTGTATTTTTTGGCGTAGAATATAGAATCTGCACAAAAGACACGCAAGTAAGTATGCTTAAAGTAATAAAAATAATGCCAAAGATATGTTTAAGCCATTTAAAAAATACTAACACAACTAAGCAAGATAGCCCAACAGATAGAAAAAAATAAGTAAATCGCTGCGTGCGAAACTGCATATCTAAAAAGGCGGGATTTTGTATCACAAAATGATTCATCGCCCCATAATTCCCAGCCAATACAAAAGTATAAACCAACCCGATGCAAAGTATCACACTCACACCATAACTGCCTAGTTTTAGTAATCTTGTGTGATAAAAAAAGCTTGTAATGTAAATCGTGATAAGACAAAGGAATAAGCATATACCAAAGAGTGCGCTTAGTGTTTGGTATGTTTGGCTTACATCAAATTGAGATACATCACTGCTATAAATAGCATAGGGAGTAAATACACAAATCATAAAATAAATATTAATAATTGCAAGGATTGAAATATTGCGATAATTTAAATATTCTTTAGGAGTAAGGGAGGTGTGGGGAGGGAATAGAGTGTGAATAAGCCTAGCAATATGACCTTTGCACAAAGCATCGCCACAAGTACTAGAATCCTTAGCGAGTGGCTCTTTTTGGGATTGCACGGGCTTTTTTGTGCATAGATTTTTGCCAAAGCCACTAAACATCGCCAAAGCCCTGCGCGCAAAGTAAATCGCCTACAAAATATAAAAAGAAGTAAAAATAAAAGGAAAAAAATAGAGCGTAAAAGTAAAAGGAGATTAAATAACTATAAGACTGCCCCCCCCCCCCCGCAGAGGCATTGCGCTAGCGCGCACCAAACGCACTAATGCAAAATGCTTATAAATGCAGCTATAAGAGCCATATTGTAAAAATCCCATAAACAAGCCTCCAGCAAACTTTTTGTAAATCAAATGCAAAGTGAAAACTAAAATTTTACAAAAGCACTACTTAAGATGTTATAAATTCATATTTGCTTATAATGCGCCTTTATCACACTGCAAGGAGAATTTAATGCGATTTTATAAAACCATTCGTGCGCTTGATGCGCTTTATTTGCTTTTGCTTGGTATGGGTGCGGGCTGCATTATGACTTTGGCAATGGCTGCCTCGACCATTTTTAAGGCTTCTGCATTCTTACCGCAGCTCTCAATTAGTGATAGCGGCTTGCTTATGGGCGAAATTTTCGTAAAAAGTAGTATGTTTTTCTATGTTTTAGCCATAGTAATTATTTTGTATGAACTGCTTACATTTTTTAGCGCGCAAGCCTTTACCCGCAGCAATCAACGCCGCTTGTGGCTGCTTGTTGGAGGGATTAATGTCATTATGATTTTTCTTTTTACGCTCTATTATATGCCCTACATTATGGAGGCTCAAAGTCTTGGCACGGTAGGCACAGAGGAGTTTAATGCTATGCATAAACAAAGTGAGCTTGTTTTTAAAATTTTATTTTTCACTTTGATACTTAGCATACTTTGGCGCGCCATTGTCGGCAGCACGCCACGCAGCAAATAGGCTACATAGAATCTAGCCTAACATTTATAGAATCTAGCTTGCAACTCTGCGTCTAGATTCTATATTTTATAGAATCTACTCATACATTTCCCAAAATGGCACTTCATAGCCTACCACGCCCATTTGTATGCCCTTAATTTTTTTATGCGCAATGGCTTTATTTTTTTGATAAGTAAGCGGCACATACACGCCACTATCATAGAGTAAGCCCATCACTTCCTGCAAAGTTTTATAAAAAATAGGCGATGTGGGGCTAAGGCTTATGAGATGCTTAATGCGCTTATCAATGTGAGGTTTGGCACTTAGCCCTTTTTGCGCGCTAAAATCAATATGGCTAGGAATAAGCATAGAGTGCAGCACGCTCAAAGGCTCATAAGGCGCACCCCAAGTCTCGCCAAAAGCCATATCAAAAGCCCCATTAATTAGGCGATTGCGATATATAGTTGGCTCACTCGCGCTTAATCGCACGCTAATGCCTACATTTTTTAAATCATTCTGTATGATTTCAGCCATCATTTTATGCGCTGGATTATCGCCGCTAAAGAGGATTTCTATGCTTTTTGTGGGTATATGCGCTAAATGCGGCTTATTAGGGCTAGATTCTATATTTGGCGTAAGTGGCTCCATACGCACAGCCTCCTTGCTATGACATGCAAGGAGACAATCCGCCACTTCTTGTGTTTGCGCATACACTGCCTTTATTAGTTGGACTTTATCAATACTTTGAGCAATAAAAGTGCGCAGCTGCTTACTTTCTTGCTCATTTTTGCCTGTAAGATTAGGCGAAGCGGAATTAAGCACAAGACTCACACTATACAGCGGCGGGCTAAGATATGTGGCAAATTCCTTACTTTTTTCATGCAGATTATTAAAAATGGCTATTGGAATTTGGTCATACCCATAAATTAAATCAATCTGCCCGCTCCTAAGGGCTGCAATTTTAGCATTTGCATCAAAAATAACTTTTAACACCACCTCATCATAGTAGAGCTTGTCATTCACCGCTTTATCCCAATAGTGCGGATTTTTGCGCAGTGTATCGCTTATGCCCAATTTAGAATCTACAAGCATATACACGCCTGTGCCTATGGGCTTTGGATTAGTTTTTAATAAATCTAAATCTTTAGGAAATGCGCTAGGAGCGAGGAAGCGAAATGGGCGCGGCGTGGCTAGCTCATTAAGCGCGGGACTATATGGCTTTTTAAGAATGAGCAAGATAGTGTATTCATCTACAATTTGCACATCTGCTAGATTGGCAACCAGCGCACTCCAAGAATGTCGCGCCCTATTTTTAAGAATGCTTTGGAAATTAATTACCGCAGCCTTAGCGTTAAATGCCTCTCCGTTTGAAAACTGCACACCTTTGCGCAGATAAAATGTATAGCGTAGCCCATCTTCGCTTATACTCCACGAAGTAGCAAGGCTAGGCACAATCTTGCCATTTTTATCCACCCGCACTAAGCCTTCATAAATGCTATTTTGGGCAAACATCGCGTTGCCACGATAGCCTTGTGGGTTCATAGCGCCAATATTTTCAGACACTGCCATAATAAGCCTATGCTCACCCCACATAATGCCTACAAAGCATGCGCATACAGCCCCTACACACCACAAACTTTTTAATATTCCACACATAGAATCTAGCTCCAAAAAGTTATTTTTAGACCAAAAATATTTCAAAAATTACATCAAAATTTATAGTTATTAAATCAATAATATGCAAATGAGTTAAATAGTAATATTTATTTAGCATTTTTTATTATAATAGTAATATATTAATCATAAAATGAGGAGCAAGTATGAAAAAGATTTGTATATTTTATATTTTCATATGCATATTTTGTATCGCTCATGCGGAGAATACACATACCTTAAGCAAATCCGTGGTGACAGGAAATGCGCTTGCTACTGATGTGGAAAAAATCCCGGGCAATGTGAGTGTGGTAGATTCTAAAACCATCGAGAGTTCGCCCAATAGTAAAATTACAGATATTATCAAAAAACTTCCCGGTGTGCGTATAGATAATGATGGTGGCTTCAATCCTCGTCCAAAAATCAAAATACGCGGCATTAACTATGGCACGCTTGTAATGCTTGATGGCGTGATTTTAAGCGATTTAGAGGGCGAGGCTAGAATCTTAAATCAAATTTCACTCTATGATGTGGAGCGTGTGGAGGTGGCACGCGGGAGCTTTTCTAGCCTCTATGGTGCAGGAGCCATCGGCGGGGTGGTAAATTTCATCACTGCTATGCCTACGCAATTTCAATCACAAGTTCTCATCGGCTATGGCAATGGATTTAAGCAAGATAGTGCGGATAAAAATGTAATCCGCGCCTATGCGAGTATAGGCGATGCGTTTTTTGATAAAAGTTTGCGCATAAAGCTAAGCGCTGGCTTTGCAAGCACTGATGGATATGCAAGCTTCCCCGCTACTTTGCCAAGTGGTGAGAATACAGATTCTATCTTAGGCGTAATTACTGACAAAGCAGGCAATCGCATTATCGGTAGCGGAGGAAATCGCCAAAACAGAATCTATGATATTCGCTTGAGGGCTGAATATGATGTGAGTGAATCTGGCACACTTTCAAGTATGATAAGCTTTTCAAATAACACCTATGACTTTAAAAATTTTAAGAGCAACATCACAGATTTGCAGGGCAATCCCACAGATTTGGTAAATAATAAAGACTATTTTGTAGGCTCTGGATGGGGCGGTATGGGGACATACTCACATTTACTGGGAAATATCTCCTATCAGCATAATTTTACAGAATCTACCCTCAAGCTCTCCTACTCCTCGCTTAATTTATTTAGCCTCTGGCAAGATGCAACGCAAGGCGTGAGCGATAGAAATGGCGGAGTAGGCACAACGCAAGATATAAACTCATCAAGCAATTACTTTGATATACTCTACCATATTGATATAAGTCCAAAGCACGCGCTCAACACCGCTTTGCAATTTCGCCACTATGATTTCACGCAACTTAATAAAAATATGACAAATTGGCGTGATTATAACTCCCGCACAGATACTTTTCGCAGCTATGGGGGAAAGGCATTTGTGGCTTCTGGCTATGTGAGCCTAGATTCACAATGGCTTAATAATCTCTCAACTAGCCTTGGTGCGCGCTATGATTATTGGCAAAATTTTGCAGGCTATTTCACAGATAATAATAATCCTGCTACTAATCGCACTAATCAAAGCATCGTAATTTCGCACATAAGCCCAAAAGCGGGCATAAACTACCTTATAGAATCTATGCCCGGACTTTTATTCAAAAGCTCTGTGGGCAGTGGCTTTAGAATGCCAACTATACGCGATATGTATCAGTATAGGACATTCTGGGAGAGTAATCCCGACCTCACGCAAGAAAATGCCATAAGCTTTGACATAGGCGCAGAATACACAAATAAATGGCTACAAACAAGCCTCTATTTTTACAATATAGAGTTGTGGAATATGATTTATCGCTCTGGCTCTGGCACACAGGCTAGCCCTTATAAAAATATCAATACTGCGCGTGGACGCATTCAGGGCGTGGAGTTAAGCGCGGCTTTATCATTACTAGAAAATCTTAGCCTTGAAGGAAACTATACACTTACACTTGCAAGCATTGTCAAAAATGATGCAAATCCGCAAACAGAGGGCAATCAACTCGCTGCCACGCCCAAACATATGGCAAATATAAGCCTAAACTATCTGTCCCAAAGTGGCTTTTATGGCTCAATATGGGCGCATTATGTCCCTGCTTTTTATGCTAGTGATTTAAATACGACACCGCTTAGCAATACTTTTGGCAATTATGATACGCAATTTAGCCTAAATTCCAAATGCGGCTATATGTTTAAAAATGGCATTGATATATCGCTAAGCCTAAATAATCTCACAGATAATCGCTACTATGATTTTTACCTCGTAGCGGGGCGCAACTACTATGCGCAAATACGATATAAATACTAGCTTTTAAGCAGTTTTAATATAAGGCTTAATATAATACCCCCTTTTTGCATTGATAGAAGCTCATATTTAAGGGGAGTGCATGCACAAAGATTCTAAAATCTTTATTGCCGGGCATAGAGGACTAGTAGGCTCAAGCATACTTGCATTATTACAAAAGCAGGGCTACACGCAACTGCTTACCAAAACGCGCGATGAACTTAATCTCCTCTCATTTGCCGCTACAGAGGATTTTTTTAGCGCACATCGCCCAGAATATGTGTTTTTAAGCGCGGCAAAGGTGGGAGGCATTGCCGCAAATAACACTTACCGCGCGGATTTTATTTACGAAAATCTAGCCATACAAAATCACATTATTTTTAATGCCTACAAATATGGAGTGAAAAAACTGCTATTTTTGGGCAGCTCATGTATTTATCCTAAGCACGCTCCACAGCCAATTAGAGAAGATTCATTGCTTACAAGTGAGCTAGAATACACTAATGAGCCTTATGCGATTGCTAAAATTGCGGGTATTAAGATGTGCGAAAGCTTTGGATTGCAGTATGGCTGCGATTTTGTGTCGGTTATGCCTACTAATCTTTATGGGAATAATGATAATTTTAACCTTGAAACCTCTCATGTCCTCCCCGCCCTGCTGCGCAAAATTCACTTAGCCAAACTCTTATCACAAGAGCAATATACGCAAGTTGAGCTTGATACAAATCTTAAAGGCGAAGCATTAAAAGACTACCTACAAAAGTATGGTATAACATCTAAAAGCGTGCAAATATGGGGTGATGGCACACCTCGAAGGGAGTTATTGCATGTTGATGATATGGCGGCGGCTTGTGTATTTGTGATGCAACATATTTCATTTGATATGCTCAAAAAACAGCACACAGAAGTGCGAAATACACATCTAAATGTCGGCTATGGCTCTGATGTGAGCATTGCAGAGCTTGCACTACTCATTAAAGACATAATAGGCTTTAATGGGGAGCTTATTTTTGACACCACAAAGCCTAATGGCACGCCCCAAAAGCTTATGGATTCTCATAAACTAAATGCGCTTGGCTGGCAGCCTAAAATTCCTCTAAAAGAGGGCATACAAAGCGTTTATGAGCATTATTTACGCACACATAAACTCATATAGAATCTACGGAGATAATTATGCAAAAAGTAAGGATTGTTTTAAAAGTTGGCACTTCAAATTTATGCAATGGAGAGGAAATTGATAAGGGGCAGATTCTAAATTTGGCACAGATTATAAGCGAGCTTAAAGTGCGCTTTGATGTGATATTAGTAAGCTCTGGTGCTATGGCTAGCGGATACACAAAGCTACAAATTCCAAGAGATTGTGTGCAAAATAGGCAAGCCCTAGCAAGTATCGGGCAGCCCTTGCTTATGGAATCTTATCGCGTGGCATTGGAGCAATGCAATATCCTTAGCGCACAACTTTTGCTCACTGGAGGTGATTTTGACTCGCGCAAAAGCACGCATTTTGCGCGCAATACCATTGATGTGCTGCTCGCTCATAATGTGCTGCCTATTATTAATGAAAATGACGCTACGGCTACAAGCGAGCTTATCTTTGGCGATAATGATAGGCTAAGCGCGCATGTGGCGCATTATTTTGATGCAAAATTGCTTGTGATTTTAAGCGATATTGATGGCTACTTTGATAAAAATCCTCATCAATACCCTGATGCGAAGATTTTGCCCATTGTGCATAGCATTTCAGAATCTGCCCTGCAAGAATCCCACACGCCACATAGCCACTTTGCCACAGGTGGGATTGTAACTAAACTTATGGCAGCGGATTTTTTACTTAAGCGCAATGGTATGATGTTTTTAAGCCATGGGCGCAAGCTTGATATTCTAAGGGATTTGCTTCTGCATGGCTTGCAGCGCTCTGGCACACTTTTTTGCCCTCTAGATTCTCGGGGCTTAAAGGCATTAGTATGAGGCTAATTCTAGCGGGCAGTCCTGCTTTTGCCACGAATGTTTTTATGCCTCTTTTTGATTGTGAAGATTTTAAGATTATAGGGCTTATTTGTCAGCCCGATAAACCATTTGGACGCAAAGGAGAGCTAAAGCCTCCTCACACAAAGCAAAGCCTTGCCCATACAGGTGTGCCTATCTTTCAACCCGCACGCATTGATGACGCATTTATCGCCCAAATAAGCGCGCTTAAGCCTCATGCGATTGTTGTTGTCGCCTATGGCGTGATACTCCCTCAAGCATTTTTGGATATTGCGCCTTGCATTAACCTGCATGCCTCTATTTTACCGCATTGGCGCGGAGCAAGCCCTATGCAGCAAATGATTGTGCATAATGATAAATATTTTGGCATAACAGCTATGAAAATGACGCAAAGGCTTGATAGTGGCGAGATTCTAGCACTCTCTTATATGGCCAATACAGGACAAAATATTAGTGAGTTAGGCGCGCAACTTTCAGCACGCGGAGCAAGGCTTATCCAATATGTGCTTACGCATTTAGATGATATTGAGCCTTTAGCCCAGAGTGATGCAGATGCAAGCTATTGTGCGAAAATTAAAAAA
The window above is part of the Helicobacter jaachi genome. Proteins encoded here:
- a CDS encoding YidC/Oxa1 family membrane protein insertase; translation: MLEILYYIFIYPLQSALGFVFEGIFALCGSLPLSIIFLSFGINIFLLKLTNLSDKQALKFNILQSRLNLKIKEFKKVFKGAELQSYIRTLYKQHHFHPIYALFSLGGLLLQIPFFISVWILFNHLESLKGASFLWIDDLSKADSIHFLGDSFSFIHILPILMLIFTLLNVYYTRTDNTNMVLKGKISAGKIQGICIAFIFFILLYDMPSSLVLYWTSNTLFALCKTLCKRVRESKEETDSANTHNLDSIKITESNNNPKSNTTQSSSFVTNLFSKIFTPHTSLTPKEYLNYRNISILAIINIYFMICVFTPYAIYSSDVSQFDVSQTYQTLSALFGICLFLCLIT
- a CDS encoding CDP-glycerol glycerophosphotransferase family protein — protein: MFVLTTPGLDVLHIKRNRGVAHYCHIVHSLSPMTYRVFGVDYFDSVLVANAVQRDFVRDIESAHNVRAKYIAITGSTYLDELSNAASHIKQDINSSAKSQAPTILVAPSWGKETLLSKYGLELLLPLAQTQYNIIIRPHPQSFISPRERENIHTLQNTLKSYDNVQWDEGTPNILAFARADMMISDFSSVIFDFVCLEGKPVITIDNDMDLSGYDMADINRDSIWTFKALDRIGGRIKAVDFPRIKELVDSALYSHAQSIDEIKALLWQHPHHAGMVSALELLKIEREVIESRLKAYIQPISRLRELDKMIEQGVAYA
- a CDS encoding sulfatase-like hydrolase/transferase, which produces MFSGFGKNLCTKKPVQSQKEPLAKDSSTCGDALCKGHIARLIHTLFPPHTSLTPKEYLNYRNISILAIINIYFMICVFTPYAIYSSDVSQFDVSQTYQTLSALFGICLFLCLITIYITSFFYHTRLLKLGSYGVSVILCIGLVYTFVLAGNYGAMNHFVIQNPAFLDMQFRTQRFTYFFLSVGLSCLVVLVFFKWLKHIFGIIFITLSILTCVSFVQILYSTPKNTESSSQSIAPYENELFSYSKTHKNIVIFVLDMFSGSHTPYIFAQFPYLKDNLSGFVLFDNTLSTTDSTIHSIATLIGGEYYAAYNMNARGDNLKESITKAFDDMGAHFVQNGYDVAYSLAVSAQGIKALKQYQQSGIFAIENLGRFQSYYLYEQNLQEQVERIYKNTYKDYQIVQLFSVGLFRFAPELYFRPRIYRNGMWLLRDTEHKNSDTLASITASSSFYAYTHIGNTNATKPTFKYLHSLMTHVPYRMYFHNKKCQFFSDKSAWNDYEHNAQMIETNEAIRAYYYQHYDTEACALLYLNDYVQWLKDNDIYDNTQIFVVSDHSGFDSIDIPIYSRPDALFLFKDFNAQGALEVDSRLMANYDIVSIFCENLPKGCPNVAPNVLKNYPKNRKVIHTLPISWIIDLHKTNQWIFNAAYSVEGDMHNKEHWRSIPLQDNQIPSELLHAH
- a CDS encoding DUF4149 domain-containing protein is translated as MRFYKTIRALDALYLLLLGMGAGCIMTLAMAASTIFKASAFLPQLSISDSGLLMGEIFVKSSMFFYVLAIVIILYELLTFFSAQAFTRSNQRRLWLLVGGINVIMIFLFTLYYMPYIMEAQSLGTVGTEEFNAMHKQSELVFKILFFTLILSILWRAIVGSTPRSK
- a CDS encoding nickel ABC transporter substrate-binding protein, producing MKYFWSKNNFLELDSMCGILKSLWCVGAVCACFVGIMWGEHRLIMAVSENIGAMNPQGYRGNAMFAQNSIYEGLVRVDKNGKIVPSLATSWSISEDGLRYTFYLRKGVQFSNGEAFNAKAAVINFQSILKNRARHSWSALVANLADVQIVDEYTILLILKKPYSPALNELATPRPFRFLAPSAFPKDLDLLKTNPKPIGTGVYMLVDSKLGISDTLRKNPHYWDKAVNDKLYYDEVVLKVIFDANAKIAALRSGQIDLIYGYDQIPIAIFNNLHEKSKEFATYLSPPLYSVSLVLNSASPNLTGKNEQESKQLRTFIAQSIDKVQLIKAVYAQTQEVADCLLACHSKEAVRMEPLTPNIESSPNKPHLAHIPTKSIEILFSGDNPAHKMMAEIIQNDLKNVGISVRLSASEPTIYRNRLINGAFDMAFGETWGAPYEPLSVLHSMLIPSHIDFSAQKGLSAKPHIDKRIKHLISLSPTSPIFYKTLQEVMGLLYDSGVYVPLTYQKNKAIAHKKIKGIQMGVVGYEVPFWEMYE
- a CDS encoding TonB-dependent receptor — encoded protein: MKKICIFYIFICIFCIAHAENTHTLSKSVVTGNALATDVEKIPGNVSVVDSKTIESSPNSKITDIIKKLPGVRIDNDGGFNPRPKIKIRGINYGTLVMLDGVILSDLEGEARILNQISLYDVERVEVARGSFSSLYGAGAIGGVVNFITAMPTQFQSQVLIGYGNGFKQDSADKNVIRAYASIGDAFFDKSLRIKLSAGFASTDGYASFPATLPSGENTDSILGVITDKAGNRIIGSGGNRQNRIYDIRLRAEYDVSESGTLSSMISFSNNTYDFKNFKSNITDLQGNPTDLVNNKDYFVGSGWGGMGTYSHLLGNISYQHNFTESTLKLSYSSLNLFSLWQDATQGVSDRNGGVGTTQDINSSSNYFDILYHIDISPKHALNTALQFRHYDFTQLNKNMTNWRDYNSRTDTFRSYGGKAFVASGYVSLDSQWLNNLSTSLGARYDYWQNFAGYFTDNNNPATNRTNQSIVISHISPKAGINYLIESMPGLLFKSSVGSGFRMPTIRDMYQYRTFWESNPDLTQENAISFDIGAEYTNKWLQTSLYFYNIELWNMIYRSGSGTQASPYKNINTARGRIQGVELSAALSLLENLSLEGNYTLTLASIVKNDANPQTEGNQLAATPKHMANISLNYLSQSGFYGSIWAHYVPAFYASDLNTTPLSNTFGNYDTQFSLNSKCGYMFKNGIDISLSLNNLTDNRYYDFYLVAGRNYYAQIRYKY
- a CDS encoding GDP-L-fucose synthase family protein — encoded protein: MHKDSKIFIAGHRGLVGSSILALLQKQGYTQLLTKTRDELNLLSFAATEDFFSAHRPEYVFLSAAKVGGIAANNTYRADFIYENLAIQNHIIFNAYKYGVKKLLFLGSSCIYPKHAPQPIREDSLLTSELEYTNEPYAIAKIAGIKMCESFGLQYGCDFVSVMPTNLYGNNDNFNLETSHVLPALLRKIHLAKLLSQEQYTQVELDTNLKGEALKDYLQKYGITSKSVQIWGDGTPRRELLHVDDMAAACVFVMQHISFDMLKKQHTEVRNTHLNVGYGSDVSIAELALLIKDIIGFNGELIFDTTKPNGTPQKLMDSHKLNALGWQPKIPLKEGIQSVYEHYLRTHKLI
- the proB gene encoding glutamate 5-kinase codes for the protein MQKVRIVLKVGTSNLCNGEEIDKGQILNLAQIISELKVRFDVILVSSGAMASGYTKLQIPRDCVQNRQALASIGQPLLMESYRVALEQCNILSAQLLLTGGDFDSRKSTHFARNTIDVLLAHNVLPIINENDATATSELIFGDNDRLSAHVAHYFDAKLLVILSDIDGYFDKNPHQYPDAKILPIVHSISESALQESHTPHSHFATGGIVTKLMAADFLLKRNGMMFLSHGRKLDILRDLLLHGLQRSGTLFCPLDSRGLKALV